One Solanum pennellii chromosome 10, SPENNV200 genomic region harbors:
- the LOC107032197 gene encoding uncharacterized protein LOC107032197 isoform X1, with product MGISCLCSTLCRFPVDYPEWLVSQTHGYGCLLSGRKPLQAVATSTVIVDVSQEGRKYVTATELRKPITAAILAAAAACAVIVAVNGAEALAVPAQIETQQEVLGETFSNVPQTLSGDCVDSQKNCKKARIQRPKSRQAETCTVKCVNTCIRGGSGSPGEGPLNVRRPLVVFKQGFRSRQYCLVECSDICNLMKDGEDGP from the exons ATGGGAATATCTTGCTTGTGTTCAACTCTCTGTAGATTTCCAGTAGATTATCCAGAGTGGTTGGTCAGCCAAACCCATGGCTATGGCTGCTTACTCAGTGGTCGCAAACCACTTCAAGCAGTTGCCACAAGTACTGTCATTGTCGATGTTTCTCAGGAAGGACGGAAATACGTTACTGCTACGGAGTTGCGGAAGCCAATAACTGCGGCGATACTGGCGGCAGCTGCAGCATGTGCTGTGATTGTGGCGGTGAATGGGGCGGAGGCGTTGGCGGTGCCGGCGCAGATTGAAACGCAACAGGAGGTACTTGGGGAGACATTTTCGAATGTACCGCAAACGTTATCCGGCGATTGTGTTGATAGTCAGAAGAATTGCAAGAAGGCGAGGATTCAAAGACCTAAGTCAAGGCAAGCAGAGACTTGCACGGTCAAATGTGTCAATACTTGTATTCGTGGTGGCAGTGGATCTCCTGGTGAAGGTCCTCTTAACGTAAGAAG GCCTTTGGTGGTGTTTAAGCAAGGGTTTCGCAGTCGCCAATACTG TTTGGTGGAATGCTCTGATATATGTAATTTGATGAAAGATGGTGAAGATGGACCGTAG
- the LOC107032197 gene encoding uncharacterized protein LOC107032197 isoform X2 has protein sequence MGISCLCSTLCRFPVDYPEWLVSQTHGYGCLLSGRKPLQAVATSTVIVDVSQEGRKYVTATELRKPITAAILAAAAACAVIVAVNGAEALAVPAQIETQQEVLGETFSNVPQTLSGDCVDSQKNCKKARIQRPKSRQAETCTVKCVNTCIRGGSGSPGEGPLNVRRPLVVFKQGFRSRQYWSIFPRVWA, from the exons ATGGGAATATCTTGCTTGTGTTCAACTCTCTGTAGATTTCCAGTAGATTATCCAGAGTGGTTGGTCAGCCAAACCCATGGCTATGGCTGCTTACTCAGTGGTCGCAAACCACTTCAAGCAGTTGCCACAAGTACTGTCATTGTCGATGTTTCTCAGGAAGGACGGAAATACGTTACTGCTACGGAGTTGCGGAAGCCAATAACTGCGGCGATACTGGCGGCAGCTGCAGCATGTGCTGTGATTGTGGCGGTGAATGGGGCGGAGGCGTTGGCGGTGCCGGCGCAGATTGAAACGCAACAGGAGGTACTTGGGGAGACATTTTCGAATGTACCGCAAACGTTATCCGGCGATTGTGTTGATAGTCAGAAGAATTGCAAGAAGGCGAGGATTCAAAGACCTAAGTCAAGGCAAGCAGAGACTTGCACGGTCAAATGTGTCAATACTTGTATTCGTGGTGGCAGTGGATCTCCTGGTGAAGGTCCTCTTAACGTAAGAAG GCCTTTGGTGGTGTTTAAGCAAGGGTTTCGCAGTCGCCAATACTG GAGCATATTTCCACGTGTTTGGGCATGA